DNA from Sphingomonas sp. R1:
CCGGTCTGGGGGGATTCGGCGCTCAGCCTTGGTTCAGGCACAATTGCGCATTAAGCGCTGCTTCCCGTTTGAGGATAAGGGTCGTTCTGAAGTGATGATGGGTTTGGGCAGAATTGCGGGTACGGGTGCCAAGTGGCTGGCAGGCGCAGGCATTGCCGCGCTCGCGACGATGGCAGTGGCGCAGACCGCGCCCGGCCAGGATAGCCAGAACGGCCTCAACAACGGGCTGGATCTGCCGAGCACGCTGGAGATCTTCGGCAAGGCCGATCCCAATGTCCGCAAGCCCACCGCGATCGTTAACGACTATGTGATCACCGGCACCGAGGTGGATCAGCGCGTGGCGCTGGTGACCGGGATGCAGAAGCTCACCCTCAAGCCGGAAGAGCGCGAACAGCTGAAGCTGGCCATGCTCCGCCAGCTGATCGACGAGACGCTGGAGATCCAGGAAGCCAAGGCCAACGAGATCAAGATCGAGCCGCGCGAAGTGGAAGCGAGCTTCAGCCGCGTCGCCGCGCGCTTCCAGAAGACGCCGGAGCAGATGCGCGGCTGGCTGCGCGAAATCGGCTCGTCGGAGCGTTCGATCAAGCGTCAGGTAGAGGCCGAACTGGCCTGGAGCCGCCTGCTGCGTCGCCGCGTCAACGTCAATGTCGGCGAGGCCGAGGTGAAGGCGATGATCGACCGCCTGACCGCCCAGAAGGGCACCGAAGAATATCACATCTACGAAATCTACCAGAACGCCACGCCGGATCGCGCGCAGGAAGTCGCCGGTGGCATGAAGCAGATGATCGAGCAGATGCGCCAGGGCACGCCGTTCGACTATCTCGCACGCACCTATTCGCAGAGCTCGACGCGCTCGAAGGGCGGCGATCTCGGCTGGATCCAGACCGCGATGCTGCCGGAAGCGCTGGCCCAGGCGGTGCAGGAAATGCAGCCTGGCCAGGTGGCGGGGCCGATCCCGCTCTCGGCAGGCTTCTCGATCGTGTATCTGGCGGACCGGCATAAGGTCGGCATCGCCGATCCGCGCGACGCCAAGCTCAGCCTGCGCCAGCTGTCGCTCAGCTTCGCCAAGGGCACCACCGAGGCCCAGGCCAGCACCCGCGCAGCCACCTTCGCCAAGGCGACCCAGGCAATCCGTGGCTGCGGTGACGTGAGCAAGGTCGCCGCCGCCGAGGGCGCCGAAGTGGTCGATCGCGACAACATCGTGATCAAGGATCTGCCGCCCGCGCTGCAGAACCTGATCCTGCCGCTGCAGGTGGGCCAGTCGACGCAGCCGTTCGGCTCGATCGAGGATGGCGTGCGCGTGCTGGTGATCTGCGGCCGCGACGATCCGCCCGCCGCCAACGCTCCCTCCGTGGAACAGGTGCAGGAGCAGCTCGAGGACCAGCGCGTCAACCTGCGCGCCGAGCGCATGCTGCGCGACCTGCGCCGCGACGCGCTGATCGAATATCGCTGAGATGACGGTGGGAGGCACCACCCTGCCTCCCCTCGCGGTCGCATTGGGCGATTCGGCGGGGATTGGGCCGGAAATCACCGCCAAGGCATGGGACGCACGCGTGGCGGAGGGCCTTTCGCCCTTTTTCGCGGTGGGCGACCCTGCCGCGGTGCGCGCGGTGTGGGACGGCCCGATCGCACCGATCGGCGATCCGAGCGAGGCACGCGGCTTGTTTGGCGAAGCGCTGCCGATCCTGCCCGTCGGGGATACCGGCGCGGTCATTCCCGGCGCACCGAGCCTCAACACCGCGCATGTGGCACTGCAGGCGCTGGAAGTTGCGACCGGGCTGGCGAGCGTGGGTGCGGCGGGCGCGCTGGTAACGGGCCCCGTCTCCAAGGCGCAGCTCTACGCGATCGGCTATACCCATCCCGGCCAGACCGAATTCGTCGCCGAGCGATGCGGCATCACCGCCGACAATGCCGTGATGATGCTCGCCGGTCCGACGCTGCGGGTGGTGCCGATGACCGTGCATGTGCCGCTGGTGCAGGTGCCGGCGCTGATCAGCCCGGAGCTGGTCATCGCCAAGGCTCGCGTTACCGCACGCGGACTGCAGCGCAATTTCGGCATTGCCAATCCGCGCCTCGCCTTCGCAGGCCTCAATCCGCATGCGGGCGAAGGCGGCGCGATCGGACGCGAGGAGATCGACGTGCTGATGCCCGCGATCGAGCGGCTCCGCGCCGAGGGCATCGACGCGAGCGGACCCTTCGCGGCCGACACGCTGTTCCACGCCCGCGCGCGCGAGGCCTATGACGCCGCGCTCTGCCTCTATCATGACCAGGCGCTGATCCCGATCAAGACGCTGCATTTCGACGACGGCGTGAACATCACGCTCGGTCTGCCGATCGTCCGCACCTCGCCCGATCACGGCACCGCTTTCGGCATCGCCGGCAAGGGGGTGGCGCATCCAGGCGCGATGATCGCCGCCATCCGCATGGCAGCCGAGGCTGCGCAGCGCAGG
Protein-coding regions in this window:
- a CDS encoding peptidylprolyl isomerase; this translates as MMGLGRIAGTGAKWLAGAGIAALATMAVAQTAPGQDSQNGLNNGLDLPSTLEIFGKADPNVRKPTAIVNDYVITGTEVDQRVALVTGMQKLTLKPEEREQLKLAMLRQLIDETLEIQEAKANEIKIEPREVEASFSRVAARFQKTPEQMRGWLREIGSSERSIKRQVEAELAWSRLLRRRVNVNVGEAEVKAMIDRLTAQKGTEEYHIYEIYQNATPDRAQEVAGGMKQMIEQMRQGTPFDYLARTYSQSSTRSKGGDLGWIQTAMLPEALAQAVQEMQPGQVAGPIPLSAGFSIVYLADRHKVGIADPRDAKLSLRQLSLSFAKGTTEAQASTRAATFAKATQAIRGCGDVSKVAAAEGAEVVDRDNIVIKDLPPALQNLILPLQVGQSTQPFGSIEDGVRVLVICGRDDPPAANAPSVEQVQEQLEDQRVNLRAERMLRDLRRDALIEYR
- the pdxA gene encoding 4-hydroxythreonine-4-phosphate dehydrogenase PdxA, encoding MTVGGTTLPPLAVALGDSAGIGPEITAKAWDARVAEGLSPFFAVGDPAAVRAVWDGPIAPIGDPSEARGLFGEALPILPVGDTGAVIPGAPSLNTAHVALQALEVATGLASVGAAGALVTGPVSKAQLYAIGYTHPGQTEFVAERCGITADNAVMMLAGPTLRVVPMTVHVPLVQVPALISPELVIAKARVTARGLQRNFGIANPRLAFAGLNPHAGEGGAIGREEIDVLMPAIERLRAEGIDASGPFAADTLFHARAREAYDAALCLYHDQALIPIKTLHFDDGVNITLGLPIVRTSPDHGTAFGIAGKGVAHPGAMIAAIRMAAEAAQRRADATA